One Gemmatimonadota bacterium DNA window includes the following coding sequences:
- a CDS encoding DUF4097 family beta strand repeat-containing protein — MRLLICTFGVLLFAQQALAFTEDQNRATGNRSETFQVERDGRLDLNTRAGDITISTWNKSEAVVTVQGIPSRSAHDLRIRYEGGILRVDYDPRSSRYTINRRNGLRFKIDLPAAFDLDLRTGGGDIEVVGDLTGDVRSHTSGGDVTLRDIGGEVELSTSGGDIRVGTVGGDVHLQTSGGDIRVKKASADLDVQTSGGDIRIGQVGNTLEAQTSGGDITIEYVGGKARITTSGGDIEIGELSGNARITTAGGDIELRNAKGELQVKTAGGELELLNVTGSIDARTAGGDVLAEIIPEGTKDSSLISAGGDIVLYVDPKAKATIEARIHVETWFGFGRGAEVIGPGGDPQAVFSPRFETIELDQPVTEIDEEKLKEIIEKITKNIEVAVSRSMDRAEMSAEELQRMLKEAQRELQAAQRELQAAQRESLNKRIKSFIETPDIPAPNTADDSSLRYKIRSDFEAERKHVNGKKGEISATYRLNGGGNRIWLETSEGNIEIRELNN; from the coding sequence ATGAGACTGCTGATCTGTACTTTCGGCGTCTTGCTGTTTGCGCAGCAAGCCCTGGCGTTCACGGAGGATCAGAACCGAGCTACGGGGAACCGGTCGGAGACCTTCCAGGTGGAAAGGGACGGACGGCTCGACCTGAACACCCGGGCGGGCGATATCACGATCTCCACGTGGAATAAAAGCGAAGCGGTCGTTACCGTACAGGGAATCCCTTCACGCAGCGCTCATGATCTCAGGATACGTTACGAAGGAGGCATTCTGCGCGTAGATTACGACCCGAGATCTTCTAGATACACGATAAACCGAAGAAACGGGCTGCGTTTCAAGATCGACCTGCCCGCGGCGTTCGACCTGGACCTGCGTACCGGCGGTGGCGATATCGAAGTGGTGGGCGACCTGACCGGCGACGTGAGGAGTCATACTTCCGGCGGCGACGTTACGCTCCGGGATATCGGCGGTGAAGTGGAGTTGTCCACCTCCGGCGGAGACATCCGGGTGGGCACGGTTGGCGGCGACGTTCACCTGCAGACGTCGGGCGGCGACATCCGGGTCAAGAAGGCGTCGGCCGATTTGGACGTCCAGACTTCGGGCGGCGATATCCGGATCGGCCAGGTCGGCAATACGCTGGAAGCCCAGACTTCCGGTGGGGACATCACCATTGAGTACGTAGGCGGCAAAGCCCGGATCACGACCTCCGGCGGCGATATCGAGATCGGCGAACTTTCCGGAAACGCCCGAATCACCACGGCCGGCGGCGACATCGAGCTGCGCAACGCGAAGGGTGAATTGCAGGTGAAAACCGCCGGGGGCGAGTTGGAGCTTCTGAACGTAACGGGGTCGATCGACGCCCGTACCGCGGGCGGCGATGTCCTGGCCGAAATCATCCCGGAAGGTACCAAGGACAGCTCGCTCATCTCGGCAGGCGGCGACATCGTACTCTACGTGGACCCGAAGGCCAAGGCGACCATCGAAGCCCGGATCCACGTCGAGACGTGGTTTGGCTTTGGCCGAGGGGCTGAGGTCATTGGTCCCGGTGGAGACCCCCAGGCTGTCTTTTCACCGAGGTTCGAAACCATCGAACTCGATCAACCGGTCACGGAGATCGACGAGGAAAAGTTGAAGGAGATTATTGAAAAGATCACAAAGAACATAGAAGTAGCGGTTTCGCGTAGCATGGACCGGGCAGAGATGTCAGCTGAAGAACTGCAACGGATGTTGAAAGAGGCCCAACGGGAATTGCAGGCTGCCCAAAGGGAGTTGCAGGCTGCCCAGCGGGAATCCTTAAATAAACGAATAAAGTCGTTTATAGAAACCCCGGATATCCCTGCTCCTAACACCGCCGATGATAGTTCGCTGCGGTACAAGATCAGGTCCGATTTCGAAGCGGAGCGCAAACATGTAAACGGGAAAAAGGGGGAGATCAGTGCAACGTATAGGCTCAACGGCGGGGGAAACAGGATCTGGCTGGAAACCAGCGAAGGCAACATAGAGATCCGCGAACTGAATAACTGA